The genome window AAGTAAGGGCGGAAAGAAGGAATAAAAGTATCAATCGCATCAGTTTAAATTCTCTAATTCTACACGTAGCACGAAGGAAGTGCTGGGTTCGACGTCACGGTCACGGATGAGGCTTCGGTTAAAGTTACCATAAAGTTTAAAGCACTCATCACTATAACGAAACCCTGCATTGGCTACGGTTTGTTCGTTTTCTTTCAAATCTCTACGCGTCCCGGCGAATAAAGTCCAGTAATCCGTGACGGCGACGCTTGCGCTTGCGACAATTTCTTCACGATTATCGAGGAAAGAATCATCGTTGAGATCTAAGTAATCGACCTGTAAAAAGACCGGGTTCAAATTGAGTGTGGTATTAATCTCGGTGCGTTTAGGTGCGAAATCATCTTTATCAAGGCGGAAACGATAGGCGGTTGTCAGGTGCGTATCCCACGTGACGGCGACGCGGCCAACATAGTCAGAACGCTCTTGCGTTAAATCGCTATTGAAGGGGAAGGGGTTATCTTCATCGGTGCGATAGTGCTGGCCGATGAGGAAATCTGTCTGCATGGTATCGGCAAATTGCCACAAGCCCTGTATGCCTAAGTTAAAACGTGAACCGGTTTCAACCCGGTCATATCCAGCGAAGCGATTACTTTGCAAGAGGTTAGAGTCATTAAATTCAGGCACAAGGCTATCTTCATTGGGAATTTTATCGCTGTTACTGCCACCGGGGCTGACAATAAATTGCGCGATAGGCTCAATCAGCAAGCTACGATTAGGCGCATATTGATTGAGTAAGGGATAACGCCATCCCAGCTCCAATTGCGGAACCACACGCGCGGGGGTGCCGTCAAAGTCATTGGCGAAGCCGGTGCGGGTGACATCCTCGACAGAGTAGACATCGCCGCGAACGGAAGCTTTGGCTTCTAGCACATGTCCGCCTTCAGTAATGTAAGGGATTTCCCAGCCTAGGGAGGTGGAGAGTCGGCGACTCTGTGCGCCAATATCGCGTGTCAGTACGGTGGTGCCGGCTTCCACATTGAGGCGAGAATTGAGCCAGCCGGGTTGCCCTTCCCATGCGAAGTCGGCGATCGGCAAAATAAGCGGCGAGGTATCTGAGTTATCATTAATCGTGAGCCCCTGAAAGGCGAGTGCCTGCACGCTGGCATAACGACGATCTTCCACATGCTCAATGTAAGCGCGCGAGGTGAGGGTATCTTCGGAGCTGATATCGTAACGGCGCAAATAAGTATCATCGGTCGTGCGGCTAATATCGAAACCCCAGTCCCAGGTGTCGGAAATATTGAAATTACCAAAGGCTTTAATGTGCCCACGAATTTCATTGCCGGCAATTTCAGCACCGGACTCATCACGTTTATTTGGATTGGTGATGGAGCCGCGCCATTGCATAAAACCATTCTCAAATAAGTGACGATATTCACCTGCAAGCACTGGAGCTTCTTTGGCTAACCAAGTGGGAGTGAGGGTTGCATCAATATTGGGAGCGATGCTTAAAAAGAGGGGCGCTTTGGCGAAAGTTCCGAGCTCAGAATCCGCGCCCACTTCTGGCGTCAGGATACCACTTACGGCATCTGCATCGGGTGTGGCATGGCTAAAATACGGAGTATAGGCGACCGGAACGCCCCAAAATTCCATCCATGCATCGTCATATTCGACCCGTTGCTTTTCTTGATTGAGCGTGACTTTTTCGGCTTTGACCTGCCAGAGTGGGCTTTTATCATCGCAGAGTTTACAAGGTGAGTAGACGGCTTTGTCCATCTCAATCACATTCACGCTTAAGCGGCGTGCCTCGCGCGCGGCGAAGAGTGAATCATCGGCCATTCGCGCACGGAAATTCTCGATCACGCCGGCTTCGAGATTATCTTTAAGTTTTACGGTGTCGGCAAAAAGCACATCGCCATTGGGTTGCCGAAGCGAGATATTGCCGCTGGCTAGGACTTCATTGGTGTTTTGATCATAGGTGAGGCGATCGGCCAGCAAGATGATTTCACCTTGAATCACTTGCACTTTGCCCAACGCTACGACTTTGGCGAGCTTGCGATCATAGCCTAATTCTTCAGCCGAAAGGAAAATTGGCTCGCCTTTATTTTCCGCCGCTTCGGCAGCATTGCCAAACGCAAAGAAAATAGAAATAAACACGGCCAGCCACATAGTTTAAGTTTTAGGCAGCTGCTTGGCTTTTCGCAACGGTTAAAGCATTCTAACCATGTTCTAAATGTAAGATAAGCCAGATGCCCCCCAGCAGCGTGGCAATCGGCGGAATCCACGCGGCGGCCAGCAGCGGTAAACTGCCCGATAATCCCATCGCATGTACCAGATCAGAGAGGAAGTAAATTAGGAATCCGGTCAACACTCCCCCGGCCACGAGGAGCACAACACGCCCGCGCCGTGGCGAATGAAGCGAGAAAGTCGCCCCGATAAACACCATCCCCACCAGCAAGAGCGGCAAGGCAAGTGTCACTTGAAAATGTAATTTATGGCGAATGGCGGAGAAGCCTGCCTCTTCTAGCAAGCCGATAAAATGCGGCAATTCCCAAAAGGAAAGTGTCTCAGGTGAAGCAAAACTATCCTGAATTTGTTCCAAGGTGAGTTCGGTATTTAGGCGAGTAGAATCAAAGAACTCTGCTGGTTTCCCAGGTTTTGAGAGCGTCACGTCTTTTAACTCCCATGAGCCCTGCATCAATTTAGCGGACTGCGCATCCAATCGGCCAAGGAAGCGACTATCCGCGCCGTAATGGAAGATGATAACCTTGCGTAGAATCACGCCTTGTTGATCGAGGCCTTGGGCGTGGAAAATTCGTTCTTGGGATTCGCCCTCAGGCGTTATCTCAAAATCGCGTAACCATAATCCGGAAGAAGAGAGGGATAAAACGCTCGATTTTCCCGAAATATATTTCGCCTCTAATTGCTCAAACCGTGAGAGCATGGAGGAGGAAATCGGATTAAATACCGTCACAAATAACACGCCAATCAGCAAGGTCACTAACCAGCCCGGACGTAAGAATTGCCAGACGGAAACGCCCGCAGCACGCGCGGCGACAAGTTCACTTCGTTTAGTGAGTTTGGTCAGCGCGATCATCACGCCAATCAACACAGCAAAAGGCAAAATGCGCAGCGCCATTTCTGGTGCTTTCATCAATGCCATTTCGACCACATTGCCAAAACTAACGCCGCCTTTATTGGCCGTGCGTCGTGTCAGCTCGACCGTGTCTAAAAGTAAAACGAGGGTCAGTAATCCGCCAAGCGTCATAAAAATTCCACTGGCAAATTGGCGCGCAATATACAGGGGTAATGTCATGCGGAGGAGCCTTCAGTCTGATTGAAGGTGGGGATTTGCGAGAAGTTAGTATCGCGCAATTGCCAGATGATAAATCCAGCCCAAGCCAATAAATTTAAATAGAGTATCGGAATAAATTCGGAATGTTTGCTGATTAAGCTTTGCATGCCCAAA of Rickettsiales bacterium contains these proteins:
- the lptD gene encoding LPS assembly protein LptD, with translation MWLAVFISIFFAFGNAAEAAENKGEPIFLSAEELGYDRKLAKVVALGKVQVIQGEIILLADRLTYDQNTNEVLASGNISLRQPNGDVLFADTVKLKDNLEAGVIENFRARMADDSLFAAREARRLSVNVIEMDKAVYSPCKLCDDKSPLWQVKAEKVTLNQEKQRVEYDDAWMEFWGVPVAYTPYFSHATPDADAVSGILTPEVGADSELGTFAKAPLFLSIAPNIDATLTPTWLAKEAPVLAGEYRHLFENGFMQWRGSITNPNKRDESGAEIAGNEIRGHIKAFGNFNISDTWDWGFDISRTTDDTYLRRYDISSEDTLTSRAYIEHVEDRRYASVQALAFQGLTINDNSDTSPLILPIADFAWEGQPGWLNSRLNVEAGTTVLTRDIGAQSRRLSTSLGWEIPYITEGGHVLEAKASVRGDVYSVEDVTRTGFANDFDGTPARVVPQLELGWRYPLLNQYAPNRSLLIEPIAQFIVSPGGSNSDKIPNEDSLVPEFNDSNLLQSNRFAGYDRVETGSRFNLGIQGLWQFADTMQTDFLIGQHYRTDEDNPFPFNSDLTQERSDYVGRVAVTWDTHLTTAYRFRLDKDDFAPKRTEINTTLNLNPVFLQVDYLDLNDDSFLDNREEIVASASVAVTDYWTLFAGTRRDLKENEQTVANAGFRYSDECFKLYGNFNRSLIRDRDVEPSTSFVLRVELENLN
- the lptG gene encoding LPS export ABC transporter permease LptG yields the protein MTLPLYIARQFASGIFMTLGGLLTLVLLLDTVELTRRTANKGGVSFGNVVEMALMKAPEMALRILPFAVLIGVMIALTKLTKRSELVAARAAGVSVWQFLRPGWLVTLLIGVLFVTVFNPISSSMLSRFEQLEAKYISGKSSVLSLSSSGLWLRDFEITPEGESQERIFHAQGLDQQGVILRKVIIFHYGADSRFLGRLDAQSAKLMQGSWELKDVTLSKPGKPAEFFDSTRLNTELTLEQIQDSFASPETLSFWELPHFIGLLEEAGFSAIRHKLHFQVTLALPLLLVGMVFIGATFSLHSPRRGRVVLLVAGGVLTGFLIYFLSDLVHAMGLSGSLPLLAAAWIPPIATLLGGIWLILHLEHG